A window of Streptomyces broussonetiae genomic DNA:
TACGAGGTCCACATCGCGGCCCCTTCCCGCAAGACCCTACGCTTCGTCGTCCATGACTTCGAGCCCGGCTACGACACGTACACCGAGAAGCCCGGCTACACCTGGCCCGCCGACCTGGCCTTCGCCGACGTCGACCCCGGCGCGTACGCCGCCGTCGTCATCCCCGGCGGCCGGGCCCCCGAGTACCTGCGCAACGATCCCGAACTCCGCAAGATCCTCAAGGCCTTCTTCGACGCCGACAAGCCCGTCGCCCAGATCTGCCACGGTCCCCTGCTCACCGCGGCGATCGACACCCTGCGCGGCCGACGGGTCACGGCGTATCCCGCCCTCGAGCCGGACATGCAGGCGGCCGGAGCGGGCTTCCAGGACTCCGAAGCGGTGGTCGACGGCACCCTGGTCTCCTCCCGGGCCTGGCCCGACCACCCGGCCTGGATGCGCGAGTTCCTGAAGGTGCTGAGGGCTACCGCACCGGCCGCGTAGGACACCGGACACCTGGACGGCCGGGGCGGCCGGGCGGCCGGCCGTGCGGCGGGCCGTGGACAGCAGCACCTGCGTGGCCGCGGACACCGGCACTTCCGTGGCCATGGGCACCAGCACCTCCGTGGCCGCGCGCGGTCGGGCCGCCGGGGACGTCCCGCCCCGCTGCTACGCCGCTATTCGGCGCGCTTCCCGCACCGCGTCGGCCAGCGTGTCCACCACCGGCACCCCCGCTTCCTCCAGGCTGGCCCTGCTGTGCGACCCCCCGGTGTACAGCACGGCCCGGGCCCCCACCTGGCTCGCCGCGACCGCGTCGTCCGCCGCGTCCCCGATCACCACGGTCCGCGCCGGCTCCACGCCCGCACCCAGCGCTTCCAGATGCCGCACCATGTGCCCGGCCTTGCTGCCTCCGGAGGGCCCCGTCCGCCCGTCGACCCGCAGGAAGTGCGCCTCTATGCCGAAGCCCCGCACCAGGGGGACCAGCTCCTCATGCCCGTACATGCTCAGCAGCGACTGGCTGTGCCCCGCGGTCCGCCATTCCATGAGCAGTTCCGCCGCCCCCTCGGTCAGCCCGCACCGTCCGCGCTGCTCGGCATAGTGCCGATGGAACACCACGTCCATCAGCTCCCACTCGGCATCGGTCGGCAGCCGGCCGAGCAGCCGCTCGTAGAACTTCGGCACCGGCACGCAGTACAGCGTCCGGTACTGCTCCAGTGTGATCGGCGCGAGCCCCAGCTCGGCGAAGGCCGCGTTCGTCGCCCCGATGATCGCGTCATTGTCGTGGAACAGCGTGCCGTTCCAGTCCCAGACGATGTGCGCGCTTACGTGCATCCCCATGCCGAAAACCGTACCCGCCGCCACTGACAATCGGGGCGGGCAGCGGCCGTGGCAGGCGTCAGGCGGGCCCGACCAGGTTGGGGATCTCCTGCGTGGCGTACCACAGCAGCTCGTGGTCGTCCGCCCCGTCCACGACGAACTGGGCGTCGTCGTCCCCGCCGTCGGCCGCGACGAGCGCGTCCGCCGCCGCGGCCACGTCCTGCTCCGCGTCATCGGCGTCGACATGCACCGCGGCCGCCTTCGCGAGCGGCACGGTGGACGTCACGGTCACCTCGCCCAGCGCGGAGGAGTCCGGCCCACGGTCGGGATCGACGCTCGCGGCACCGTCGGGCACGTCCACGGCGACCACGACCCGGCGCCGTACCGCGGCCGGATCGGCCGTCAGCAGTCGCAGCGAGGCCAGCGCGGCCCGGCTGAGCGCGGCGTACTCCAGCTCCTCGATGTCCTCGGAGAGGTACCACTCGCGCAGCGCGGGCGTGACGGCATACGCGACGAAGGGGCCAC
This region includes:
- a CDS encoding DJ-1/PfpI family protein, whose amino-acid sequence is MPTKILIVTGDAAESLEVLYPYQRLLEEGYEVHIAAPSRKTLRFVVHDFEPGYDTYTEKPGYTWPADLAFADVDPGAYAAVVIPGGRAPEYLRNDPELRKILKAFFDADKPVAQICHGPLLTAAIDTLRGRRVTAYPALEPDMQAAGAGFQDSEAVVDGTLVSSRAWPDHPAWMREFLKVLRATAPAA
- a CDS encoding HAD family hydrolase translates to MGMHVSAHIVWDWNGTLFHDNDAIIGATNAAFAELGLAPITLEQYRTLYCVPVPKFYERLLGRLPTDAEWELMDVVFHRHYAEQRGRCGLTEGAAELLMEWRTAGHSQSLLSMYGHEELVPLVRGFGIEAHFLRVDGRTGPSGGSKAGHMVRHLEALGAGVEPARTVVIGDAADDAVAASQVGARAVLYTGGSHSRASLEEAGVPVVDTLADAVREARRIAA
- a CDS encoding DUF6912 family protein, which gives rise to MRVYVPLTLTALAEAHRTGEVGSGPFVAYAVTPALREWYLSEDIEELEYAALSRAALASLRLLTADPAAVRRRVVVAVDVPDGAASVDPDRGPDSSALGEVTVTSTVPLAKAAAVHVDADDAEQDVAAAADALVAADGGDDDAQFVVDGADDHELLWYATQEIPNLVGPA